A stretch of the Teredinibacter haidensis genome encodes the following:
- a CDS encoding YqfO family protein yields the protein MVLYQLVFYVPKTYVESVKSAVFSAGAGKSGDYDHCSWQVLGQGQFRPLLGSSPFLGNEGNVETVEEYRVEMVMAAAVRDVVIAALKQAHPYEEPAYSVWPLET from the coding sequence ATGGTTCTTTATCAGCTGGTTTTTTATGTCCCTAAAACTTATGTGGAATCGGTGAAGTCGGCGGTGTTTTCTGCCGGGGCAGGTAAATCGGGCGACTACGATCACTGTTCCTGGCAGGTGCTGGGGCAGGGGCAATTCAGGCCCCTGTTGGGAAGCTCGCCCTTTCTTGGTAACGAAGGTAATGTTGAAACCGTTGAGGAGTATCGGGTGGAAATGGTGATGGCAGCTGCCGTTCGTGACGTGGTGATTGCAGCGTTAAAACAGGCCCACCCTTATGAAGAACCTGCTTACTCGGTATGGCCGCTGGAAACTTAA
- a CDS encoding 6-pyruvoyl trahydropterin synthase family protein, whose product MRLFVDNLTNIDFSFLDAQRGLVGETWLASVELDGTLDEQGMVCDFGIVKKKLREWLDTTLDHCLLVPQQSAILQLQEHNGSYGINWHLHSGDILKCASPKQAITLIDAESITAQSVAQWCIQKLKAEFPDTVQSLTLKFTCETIDGPYYHYSHGLKKHKGNCQRIAHGHRSKIEIWRNGNLSTGDMEEWAQQWKDIYIGTREDLCSTSESAFDPDNVAFAYCSQQGEFSLSLPKKHCYLIDTDSTVELIAQHIATQLKQRYPSETIVVKAYEGIGKGAIAQA is encoded by the coding sequence ATGCGTTTATTTGTCGACAACCTCACTAATATTGATTTCAGTTTTCTCGATGCCCAACGCGGACTCGTCGGTGAAACCTGGCTGGCCAGCGTTGAACTGGACGGCACCCTGGACGAACAGGGTATGGTGTGCGACTTTGGAATTGTAAAGAAAAAACTGCGTGAATGGTTAGATACAACGCTCGACCACTGCTTACTGGTACCACAACAAAGTGCCATCCTGCAGTTACAGGAGCACAACGGTAGCTACGGCATTAACTGGCATTTGCACAGTGGCGATATTTTGAAGTGCGCCTCACCTAAACAAGCGATTACTTTAATCGATGCCGAAAGCATTACAGCACAATCTGTCGCCCAATGGTGTATTCAGAAATTGAAAGCGGAATTCCCCGACACAGTTCAATCCTTAACGCTGAAATTCACCTGCGAAACCATTGACGGCCCCTACTATCACTACAGCCACGGTTTGAAAAAACACAAAGGCAACTGCCAGCGCATTGCTCATGGACACCGCTCCAAAATCGAAATTTGGCGTAACGGCAATTTGAGTACAGGCGATATGGAGGAATGGGCACAGCAGTGGAAGGATATTTATATTGGCACTCGAGAAGACCTGTGTAGTACCTCCGAATCCGCTTTTGACCCAGACAACGTAGCTTTTGCCTATTGCTCTCAGCAGGGCGAATTTTCCCTTTCCTTGCCCAAAAAGCACTGCTATTTAATCGATACGGATTCCACAGTTGAACTTATCGCACAGCACATAGCCACGCAGTTAAAGCAACGCTATCCCTCGGAAACCATTGTCGTAAAAGCCTACGAAGGGATTGGTAAAGGCGCTATCGCTCAAGCGTAA
- a CDS encoding NRDE family protein, whose amino-acid sequence MCTVSWLFEEQRYHVFFNRDEQRTRPKAWAPRRFNADLCSTIMPVDPLGGGSWLSTNTAGITLALLNFYQGHLPKGKLTSRGQVVQRLSSLVSVSAIENTLHSLTLEGFAPFSLLVFTPDGARGTEVPMWRWDGMVLVKQMQGSPLISSARCYDKVVAARMAIYREAIVSRENKVTVESFYRLHRLHGDKPSATSICMHREDARTVSFSHIEVSPAHAHFHYLDGAPCSRAGMETLTLER is encoded by the coding sequence ATGTGTACAGTTAGTTGGCTATTCGAAGAGCAGCGGTATCACGTGTTTTTTAACCGAGATGAGCAACGCACACGACCGAAAGCCTGGGCCCCGCGTCGTTTTAATGCCGACCTCTGTTCCACCATAATGCCTGTTGATCCTCTGGGTGGCGGCTCCTGGTTGTCCACTAATACGGCGGGTATTACGCTTGCGCTGCTGAATTTCTATCAGGGGCACTTACCGAAAGGAAAGCTAACGTCCCGTGGGCAGGTTGTTCAGCGGCTTTCTTCTCTGGTTTCGGTAAGTGCGATCGAAAATACACTCCATAGTTTAACGCTGGAAGGGTTCGCTCCTTTCTCCTTATTGGTGTTTACACCGGATGGCGCTAGAGGAACAGAGGTACCGATGTGGCGTTGGGACGGCATGGTACTGGTTAAGCAAATGCAGGGCAGCCCGCTGATATCATCGGCAAGATGTTATGACAAGGTAGTGGCTGCGCGTATGGCGATTTACCGGGAAGCAATCGTCTCCAGAGAAAATAAGGTAACGGTAGAAAGTTTCTACCGGCTGCACCGGTTGCACGGCGACAAACCCTCGGCGACGAGTATTTGTATGCATCGGGAAGATGCCCGTACGGTCAGCTTTTCTCACATTGAGGTTTCGCCTGCGCATGCACACTTCCATTATTTGGATGGTGCGCCTTGCAGCAGAGCGGGTATGGAAACGCTTACGCTTGAGCGATAG
- a CDS encoding DoxX family protein, translating to MIFVAKHYRLMLSVWIAFVFVQSLFFKFTGSYETQHIFGVLGQWLSLPWFADIGAYLVGAAELMATILLFTRWRPWGALLAFEIMSGAIVFHVFTPLGMVMPAFDSSGQIIGSDGGMLFFMACSLWVSSLLLVVADWLSPNSIIRLVGQKKNKDR from the coding sequence ATGATATTCGTGGCGAAGCATTATCGATTAATGCTCTCTGTGTGGATTGCCTTTGTTTTTGTGCAATCACTGTTTTTTAAATTTACAGGATCATACGAAACACAACATATTTTTGGTGTGCTGGGGCAGTGGTTGAGCCTGCCATGGTTTGCCGATATCGGTGCTTATCTAGTGGGTGCTGCAGAGCTAATGGCAACCATTTTGCTTTTTACGCGTTGGAGACCTTGGGGCGCTTTACTTGCCTTTGAGATTATGAGCGGTGCCATTGTTTTTCATGTGTTTACGCCGCTGGGAATGGTTATGCCAGCATTTGACAGTAGCGGACAGATTATTGGAAGTGACGGTGGGATGTTGTTTTTTATGGCGTGTTCCCTTTGGGTTAGTTCCTTGCTATTGGTTGTTGCCGATTGGCTTTCGCCAAATAGTATTATTCGTTTAGTCGGGCAAAAAAAGAATAAGGATCGATAA